The Brevundimonas vesicularis genome includes the window GCGGCTTTCAGTTGGTCAAGCACGGCGGCGGAGGGGGCGGGCGTCTGCATGCCTCCCTTTTGTCAGGCGTCGCCGTGCGTTGGAAGGGCCGCGAGGCCGTTAGACGTCGAGTTCTTCTTTCACGAACTGGGCGTTTTCCTGAATGAACTGGAAGCGCGCGTCGGCGCGCTTGCCCATCAAGCGTTCGACCAGGTCTTCGATGCTGGCCTCAGCGTCGGGCACCGTAATGCGGGCCAGGGTGCGCTTCTTGGGATCCATGGTGGTCTCCTTGAGCTGGGAGGCCATCATTTCGCCAAGGCCCTTGAACCGGCCGATCTCGGTCTTTTTGCCTTTGAACACGGTCGCCAGCAGCTCGTCGCGGTGGGCGTCGTCGCGGGCGTATTCGCTCAAAGGACCGGCGCTGATGCGATAGAGCGGCGGAAGAGCCATGAACACCCGGCCCTGACGGATCGTTTCGGGCATCACGCGATAGAAGAAGGTAATCAGCAGGGCCGCGATGTGGGCGCCATCCACGTCGGCGTCGGTCATGATGACGATCCGCTCGTAGCGCAGGTCATCAATGTTGAATCGGTTACCGGGCTGAACGCCCAAGGCCAGGGCTAGGTCGGACAGTTCGACATTGGCGCGCAGCTTGTCGGCGGTGGCGGAAGCGACGTTCAGGATCTTGCCGCGCAGGGGCAGGATCGCCTGGGTGGTGCGGTCGCGCGCCTGTTTGGCCGAGCCGCCCGCCGAATCGCCTTCGACGATGAAGAGTTCGGTGCCTTGGGCCGACTGGCGGCTGCAGTCCGACAGCTTGCCGGGCAGGCGCAGCTTGCGGGTAGCGGCGGCGCGCTGGACCTCCTTGTCCTTACGGCGACGTAGCCGATCCTCGGCGCGATCGACGACGAAGCCCAGCAGGGCGTTGGCCTGTTTGGGGCTCTCGGTCAGCCAGTGGTCCAGCGGGTCGCGCAGCAGCTGCTCCACGATGCGCGCCCCCTCGGGCGAGGACAGACGGTCCTTGGTCTGGCCCTGGAACTCGGGATTGCGGATGAAGACGCTGATCAGGGCGCCGGCATTGGCGATGACGTCCTCGGCCGTGATGATCGCGGCGCGCTTTTCATTAGTCAGTTCGCCGTAGGATTTCAGACCCTTGACCAAGGCGGCGCGGAAGCCGGCCTCGTGCGTGCCGCCATCGGGCGTGGACACGGTGTTGCAGTAGGACTGGATGAAGCCGTCCGATTCACCAAAGCCGATCGGCGACCAGGTGACGGCCCATTCGAAGGCGCCCGCTTCGCCTTGGCGCTCGGCGCGGCCGGCGAAGGTCGGGGTGACGGTTTCCAACTGACCGATACGGTCGATCAGGGCGTCGGCCAGGCCGCCGGGGAAGTGCAGACTGGCCTGAGCGGGCGTGGCGTCGGTGATCCGCTCCGGCGCGCAGGTCCAGCGGATCTCAACACCGCGGAACAGATAGGCCTTGGACCGCGCCATGCGGAATAGACGAGCGGGCTTGAAGGCCGCGCCCATGCCGAAAATCTCATCGTCGGGCTTGAAGCGGATCAGGGTGCCGCGCTTCTTGGATGGGCCGATCTGCTGGATCGGGGCCAGGACGTGGCCGCGACTGAAGGCTTGTTTCCATTCGAAACCGTCACGCCAGACCGTGACCTCGACGCTTTCGCTCAGGGCGTTGACGACCGAGACGCCGACGCCGTGCAAACCGCCAGAGGTTTCATAGGCTTTTCCGGAAAACTTGCCGCCGGAGTGGAGGACGGTCATGACGACTTCCAGCGCAGACTTGCCGGGATGTTTGGGGTGAGGATCGACGGGGATGCCGCGTCCGTCGTCGCGAACCGACAGATATCCCTCGGCGTCCAGATCGACGGTGATCAGCTTGGCATGCTTCGCCACCGCTTCGTCCATGGCGTTGTCCAGGACTTCGGCGAACAGGTGGTGCAGGGCGCGCTCGTCGGTGCCGCCGATATACATGCCGGGGCGTTTGCGAACGGGTTCCAGCCCTTCCAACACCTCGATGGACGAGGCGGAATAGCCGGTGGCGGCCGCCGTCGTGGCCGTGGCCTGAACAGCAGGCGGCGCGGGCGTGGGGACGATAGACGGCGCAGCCGCAGGCGGAGCTGCCACAACAGGCTTGGGCGGCTCGGGTTTGCGAGCTTCGGGTTCGTCGTCAAAAGCGAAGAGGTCGGCGGCCATTCACATAGTCTGAGGCGATTCGGGACCGGGTCTGGTAGGCCCGTGACGCCTGTCGAGCAAGCGCTGCACGAACCGGCGCCGGATCAAAGGTCACGGCGCGGGCCATAATCGCCAGCATCAGGATCCACGGCAGGTTGGCGTGGGTTAGCAGGACGCTCTCGGACAGGCTTAGGGCCGTGAAGACCGCCAGATAAGCGACGCTCCAATAGCCTTCGCGCGCACCGAGCCCGTTCGTGCGCGCGACGACGAAGATCGCAGAGATCGCCATGACGGCGCCCACCGCCACCGCACCGGGCCAACCCAGTTGCACG containing:
- a CDS encoding DNA topoisomerase IV subunit B, which translates into the protein MAADLFAFDDEPEARKPEPPKPVVAAPPAAAPSIVPTPAPPAVQATATTAAATGYSASSIEVLEGLEPVRKRPGMYIGGTDERALHHLFAEVLDNAMDEAVAKHAKLITVDLDAEGYLSVRDDGRGIPVDPHPKHPGKSALEVVMTVLHSGGKFSGKAYETSGGLHGVGVSVVNALSESVEVTVWRDGFEWKQAFSRGHVLAPIQQIGPSKKRGTLIRFKPDDEIFGMGAAFKPARLFRMARSKAYLFRGVEIRWTCAPERITDATPAQASLHFPGGLADALIDRIGQLETVTPTFAGRAERQGEAGAFEWAVTWSPIGFGESDGFIQSYCNTVSTPDGGTHEAGFRAALVKGLKSYGELTNEKRAAIITAEDVIANAGALISVFIRNPEFQGQTKDRLSSPEGARIVEQLLRDPLDHWLTESPKQANALLGFVVDRAEDRLRRRKDKEVQRAAATRKLRLPGKLSDCSRQSAQGTELFIVEGDSAGGSAKQARDRTTQAILPLRGKILNVASATADKLRANVELSDLALALGVQPGNRFNIDDLRYERIVIMTDADVDGAHIAALLITFFYRVMPETIRQGRVFMALPPLYRISAGPLSEYARDDAHRDELLATVFKGKKTEIGRFKGLGEMMASQLKETTMDPKKRTLARITVPDAEASIEDLVERLMGKRADARFQFIQENAQFVKEELDV